A region from the Lentimonas sp. CC4 genome encodes:
- a CDS encoding folylpolyglutamate synthase/dihydrofolate synthase family protein, producing the protein MSAPADYNATRDYLYSLKHKGAKYGIDRMRLFVDALGHPEEAFPVIHVAGTNGKGSTCSMLESIYRANGYKTGLYSSPHLVRQGERVQVNREILDEADIVAYTKHLKPVAEQIGEGDPDDHPSFFEFMTAMAFLRFAEAKVDLAFLETGLGGRLDATNVVDPELSIITSVSLDHIEQLGDTIEKISWEKAGIIKAGKPVLIGKLPDAAESVVRRVARDKGSPLYSVCERFPEFDALPETNLSGSCQRWNAATAVYAAEILNERFPIDTARTAEALQTIHWPGRWETIQLADKTLILDASHNPEGSEMLDENLQKLFEQTKQKPIIVAGTLGEFRARSLMAVVSRHARELHLLAPDQSRATPTDVLETCIPKTNTAPIHHRELEDIFPAVGICTLGEPGDTIVVTGSLYLIGEVLEHLTCETPVQQGKLQDTP; encoded by the coding sequence ATGTCTGCGCCGGCCGACTATAACGCGACACGCGACTATCTGTATTCCCTTAAACACAAGGGCGCAAAATACGGCATTGATCGTATGCGCCTGTTCGTGGATGCACTCGGGCACCCTGAAGAAGCGTTCCCGGTCATCCACGTCGCCGGCACCAACGGCAAAGGCTCGACCTGCTCGATGCTGGAGTCGATCTACCGCGCCAACGGCTACAAAACGGGGCTCTACTCCTCGCCACACTTAGTGCGCCAAGGTGAGCGCGTGCAGGTCAACCGCGAGATTCTGGACGAGGCCGACATTGTGGCCTACACCAAGCACCTCAAGCCCGTCGCCGAACAGATCGGCGAAGGTGATCCCGACGACCATCCATCGTTCTTCGAATTTATGACGGCCATGGCGTTTTTGCGCTTCGCCGAAGCCAAAGTCGATCTCGCCTTCCTGGAAACCGGACTCGGCGGCCGTCTCGACGCGACCAACGTGGTCGATCCAGAACTCTCGATCATCACATCCGTCAGCCTCGACCACATCGAGCAACTCGGCGATACCATCGAGAAAATCAGTTGGGAGAAGGCCGGTATCATCAAGGCTGGCAAACCTGTGCTGATCGGTAAACTCCCCGACGCAGCCGAATCAGTGGTGCGCAGAGTCGCCCGCGACAAAGGTAGCCCACTCTACTCCGTCTGTGAGCGCTTCCCTGAGTTCGACGCACTCCCCGAAACCAATCTCTCTGGCTCCTGCCAACGTTGGAACGCCGCAACTGCCGTTTACGCGGCCGAAATTCTCAACGAACGCTTCCCGATCGATACCGCACGCACTGCCGAAGCGCTGCAAACCATTCACTGGCCCGGCCGTTGGGAGACGATCCAACTCGCCGACAAGACCCTCATTCTCGACGCCTCGCACAACCCCGAAGGCTCTGAGATGCTGGATGAGAATTTACAGAAGCTGTTCGAGCAGACCAAGCAAAAGCCGATCATCGTCGCGGGCACGCTCGGCGAGTTTCGCGCCCGCAGCCTGATGGCAGTCGTCAGCCGCCACGCCCGCGAGCTACATTTACTCGCACCCGACCAATCCCGCGCCACACCCACGGACGTGCTCGAAACCTGTATCCCCAAAACGAATACAGCACCGATTCACCACCGTGAGCTCGAAGACATTTTCCCTGCTGTCGGCATCTGCACACTCGGTGAGCCTGGCGACACCATCGTCGTGACTGGCTCACTATATTTGATCGGCGAAGTGCTAGAGCACCTCACCTGCGAGACGCCCGTGCAGCAAGGAAAGTTACAGGATACGCCGTAG
- a CDS encoding MoxR family ATPase: protein MSTALPKILELSKRMQTSIIGQPAVVERLLLTLLCNGNVLVEGLPGLAKTRAVKSLAQNMEADFSRIQFTPDLLPSDITGSEVYLGEDAAERFAFQQGPIFANIVLADEINRAPAKVQAALLEAMEERQVTVASNSHKLPDLFMVMATQNPIEQEGTYPLPEAQMDRFLLHVYIDHPDPASELEILRLVRNEGGGHNNKASAEPLAQEVVFTAREEIAQVSIAESLERYIVDIVAATRGQNTAGESVAKYIQVGVSPRGSIALDKCARGHAWLQGRDHVTVEDIRAIAGDCLRHRLVLSFEANADGVTTNDVIDTLLKNVAIA from the coding sequence ATGAGCACCGCCCTCCCTAAAATCCTTGAACTCAGCAAGCGCATGCAGACGTCGATCATCGGTCAGCCTGCAGTCGTCGAGCGCCTGCTGCTCACCCTACTGTGCAATGGCAATGTGCTCGTTGAAGGCTTGCCCGGTCTCGCGAAAACGCGCGCCGTTAAAAGCCTCGCGCAAAATATGGAGGCCGACTTCAGTCGCATCCAATTCACGCCCGACCTACTGCCATCCGATATCACTGGCTCCGAAGTCTATCTGGGCGAAGACGCCGCTGAGCGCTTCGCGTTTCAACAAGGCCCCATCTTCGCCAACATTGTGCTCGCCGACGAAATCAACCGCGCCCCCGCAAAGGTGCAAGCCGCCCTGCTCGAAGCAATGGAAGAGCGCCAAGTCACGGTCGCCAGCAATTCGCACAAGTTGCCCGACCTCTTCATGGTCATGGCCACGCAGAATCCGATCGAGCAAGAAGGCACCTACCCGCTGCCTGAAGCACAGATGGACCGCTTTCTGCTACACGTCTATATCGACCACCCCGATCCAGCCTCCGAACTGGAAATCCTACGCCTCGTGCGTAACGAAGGTGGCGGCCACAATAACAAAGCGTCCGCGGAACCACTCGCTCAGGAGGTCGTCTTTACCGCCCGCGAAGAGATTGCACAAGTCAGCATCGCAGAATCACTTGAACGCTATATCGTCGACATCGTCGCAGCCACCCGCGGGCAAAATACCGCCGGCGAGTCCGTTGCTAAATACATTCAAGTCGGCGTCAGCCCACGCGGCTCGATCGCCCTCGACAAATGCGCCCGTGGACATGCCTGGCTACAGGGCCGCGACCATGTCACCGTCGAAGACATCCGCGCCATCGCTGGCGATTGCCTACGCCACCGCCTAGTGCTCAGCTTCGAAGCCAACGCCGACGGCGTCACCACCAACGACGTCATCGATACGTTGTTAAAGAACGTCGCGATTGCGTAA
- a CDS encoding addiction module protein, which yields MNPDVSKMSRMERLQAMESFWDAMCQDEKNAPSSQGWHGAVLEERRQTIASGDAKWLSLDELKKRLRR from the coding sequence ATGAATCCTGATGTGAGTAAGATGAGTCGCATGGAGCGTCTGCAGGCTATGGAGTCGTTTTGGGATGCCATGTGTCAGGATGAGAAGAATGCGCCCAGCTCTCAAGGCTGGCATGGAGCTGTTCTTGAGGAGCGAAGGCAGACAATCGCGTCGGGAGATGCAAAATGGCTGAGCCTCGATGAATTGAAGAAGCGGCTACGACGATGA
- a CDS encoding cation:proton antiporter — MSGICILLVAAAIAFGLAKLLRLPPIPLLMLIGAVLHELANFWDIKVPEDLLSEMMELGLAMLVFTAGVDLSPRRMLGRTRAIITVASVQFFILGLAGVITAFALGYDVTTALYLGCALSASSTLVVVRHLQRRRQMFEPFGRLVLGVLLVQDLFIILIMVALLKSPEGGVESFFAVTRAVGLGCVAIGIHRWFVPWITRRLKLDDEELMLGALGILFVFSGLAYVLKLPFLVGAFFAGFSISAFPMNGLVRGMLGSLSSFFLALFFIAVGASLTMPQGDMLWHSLVFIIVLIIVTVGLVSVIGEAVGYSTRASIEAGILLSQTSEFSLLLALAGMSSGQISAELFSMITLITVSTMTLTPLISRDKIAWSLMKLHPRYRRGELDSANLRGHAVLLGYGRAGRQTLQLFKEHDIPVIVIDDDAAVIRKLIALDVRCIQGDGANPRILKQANCRQAKAVVCSMRRTRDAKIALDYLRNHSTKVFIRTFEPDETEFVKKAGGYPIETARASAHTMIEWLDVNLKEG, encoded by the coding sequence ATGAGTGGTATTTGCATCCTTCTTGTCGCTGCTGCGATTGCGTTTGGCTTGGCAAAGCTACTGCGCCTCCCGCCGATTCCGTTGCTGATGCTGATCGGCGCCGTGCTGCATGAGCTGGCGAACTTCTGGGATATCAAAGTGCCGGAGGACTTGCTCAGCGAAATGATGGAGCTCGGGCTGGCGATGCTGGTCTTTACCGCAGGCGTCGACCTGAGCCCGCGTCGGATGCTTGGCCGCACGCGTGCGATCATCACGGTGGCGTCTGTGCAGTTCTTCATTCTCGGGCTGGCGGGCGTAATCACAGCCTTCGCGCTCGGCTACGATGTAACCACCGCTCTTTATCTGGGCTGCGCACTATCAGCCAGTTCGACGCTCGTGGTGGTGCGTCATTTACAACGTCGCCGTCAAATGTTTGAGCCCTTCGGCCGCCTCGTGCTCGGGGTGCTGCTGGTGCAAGATCTCTTCATTATCCTCATCATGGTGGCACTGCTCAAATCGCCCGAAGGCGGAGTTGAGAGCTTCTTTGCCGTCACCCGCGCGGTCGGCCTCGGTTGCGTCGCAATTGGGATACACCGCTGGTTCGTGCCGTGGATCACACGTCGCCTCAAGCTCGATGACGAAGAGTTGATGCTCGGTGCGCTCGGCATTCTGTTCGTGTTCTCGGGACTCGCCTACGTGCTCAAGCTCCCTTTCCTCGTCGGCGCATTCTTTGCTGGGTTCTCGATTTCCGCGTTCCCGATGAACGGACTCGTGCGCGGCATGCTCGGCTCGCTCTCCAGTTTCTTCCTCGCGCTATTTTTCATCGCAGTTGGTGCATCGCTGACCATGCCACAAGGTGATATGCTCTGGCACAGCCTGGTGTTCATTATTGTATTGATCATCGTCACCGTCGGGCTCGTCTCAGTGATCGGCGAAGCGGTCGGCTACTCCACCCGCGCCTCCATCGAGGCTGGCATTCTACTCTCCCAAACCAGCGAATTCTCACTCCTGCTCGCACTGGCTGGCATGTCGTCGGGGCAAATCAGTGCTGAGCTGTTCTCAATGATCACCTTGATCACAGTGAGCACCATGACGCTGACGCCGCTGATCTCACGCGATAAAATAGCCTGGTCGCTGATGAAACTGCACCCGCGCTATCGACGCGGCGAGCTGGACAGCGCGAATTTACGCGGGCACGCCGTGCTACTCGGCTACGGACGAGCCGGACGTCAAACCCTGCAACTCTTTAAAGAGCACGACATCCCTGTGATCGTGATCGACGACGATGCTGCAGTCATCCGCAAGCTCATCGCCCTCGATGTGCGTTGTATCCAAGGCGACGGCGCGAACCCTCGTATTCTGAAACAAGCCAACTGCCGCCAAGCTAAAGCGGTGGTCTGCTCGATGCGTCGCACACGCGACGCAAAAATCGCCCTCGATTACTTGAGAAACCACTCCACCAAGGTCTTCATCCGCACCTTTGAGCCGGATGAAACTGAATTCGTCAAAAAAGCCGGCGGCTATCCAATCGAAACCGCCCGCGCGTCGGCACATACCATGATCGAGTGGTTAGATGTGAATTTGAAGGAAGGTTGA
- a CDS encoding type II toxin-antitoxin system RelE/ParE family toxin encodes MSDYALSRQAETDIEAILDYIAQDDPVSAVAFYESLDRLFRRLADFPKIGRERNEISIGLRSIPTGRYVIYFEQENPVQIVRVLHSALELDDAW; translated from the coding sequence GTGTCTGATTACGCACTCAGCCGACAAGCCGAGACAGACATCGAAGCCATACTCGATTACATCGCTCAAGACGACCCCGTCTCGGCAGTCGCCTTCTACGAGTCTCTGGATAGGCTCTTCCGGCGCTTGGCCGATTTCCCCAAGATCGGACGCGAGCGAAATGAGATCAGTATTGGCCTACGCTCGATACCAACCGGCCGCTATGTCATCTATTTCGAGCAAGAAAACCCAGTGCAAATCGTCCGAGTGCTGCATTCTGCCCTCGAACTCGACGATGCATGGTAG
- a CDS encoding arylsulfatase, with product MKKTLFTLAVGLASMSFAQAADKPNILVIWGDDVGQSNISAYTRGMMGYHTPNIDRIADEGILFTDYYGEQSCTAGRSSFILGQSVFRTGLSKVGLPGAAQGINELDPTIAVLLKDHGYATGQFGKNHLGDRDEHLPTNHGFDEFYGNLYHLNAEEEPENEDYPKDPEFRKKFGPRGVIHSFADGKIEDTGPLTKKRMETVDDDTVARAIDFIRRQEAADKPWFVWWSGTRMHFRTHVSEEKLAAIKAKNPLADVYTCGMIEHDMHIGEFLAVIDELGIADNTIIHYSTDNGPHYNTWPDAAATPFRGEKNTNWEGGWRVPCLVRWPGVVEPGSVSNGVVHHMDWLPTFVAAAGDADLKEDLLDGYTSSALGRDYKIHLDGYNLMDHLKDPQGVPSPRSEIFYFSDDGDLTALRYEQWKLIFMEQKTEAGFRAWMEPFVPLRIPLILNVRRDPYERAPITSNTYYDWLLDRAYLLVPAQTYVGEFLQTFKEYPPRMKAATFSLDQVMEQMLNAPVGN from the coding sequence ATGAAAAAAACACTGTTCACACTGGCGGTGGGCCTAGCTTCGATGAGCTTCGCCCAAGCAGCCGATAAGCCAAATATTTTGGTCATCTGGGGCGACGATGTCGGCCAATCTAACATCAGCGCATACACTCGCGGCATGATGGGCTACCATACGCCGAATATCGACCGTATCGCTGACGAAGGTATTCTATTTACCGATTACTATGGTGAGCAGTCCTGCACCGCGGGCCGTTCCTCATTTATTTTGGGGCAGAGTGTGTTTCGCACGGGTCTCTCTAAAGTCGGCCTACCGGGCGCGGCTCAAGGGATCAACGAACTCGACCCAACGATTGCGGTGCTGCTGAAGGATCACGGCTATGCCACGGGGCAGTTCGGTAAGAATCACCTCGGTGACCGCGACGAGCACCTACCAACCAATCACGGTTTTGATGAATTTTATGGTAACCTTTACCACCTCAACGCCGAGGAAGAGCCGGAAAATGAAGATTATCCGAAAGATCCAGAGTTTCGTAAGAAGTTCGGCCCACGCGGTGTGATTCATTCCTTCGCAGACGGTAAGATCGAAGATACCGGTCCGTTGACTAAGAAGCGCATGGAAACAGTGGATGATGACACGGTTGCTCGTGCAATTGACTTCATTCGTCGTCAAGAAGCAGCCGACAAGCCATGGTTTGTCTGGTGGAGTGGCACACGCATGCACTTTCGCACACACGTGAGCGAAGAGAAGCTAGCAGCGATCAAGGCGAAGAACCCTCTGGCTGATGTATATACTTGCGGCATGATCGAGCATGACATGCACATTGGTGAGTTTCTCGCAGTGATCGACGAGCTGGGTATCGCTGATAATACGATTATTCACTACTCGACTGATAATGGTCCGCACTACAACACGTGGCCCGATGCCGCTGCGACACCATTCCGCGGTGAGAAGAACACCAACTGGGAGGGCGGCTGGCGCGTGCCCTGCTTGGTTCGCTGGCCTGGAGTCGTGGAGCCCGGTTCTGTCAGTAATGGCGTGGTGCATCACATGGACTGGTTGCCGACATTCGTCGCAGCTGCAGGTGATGCCGATCTCAAGGAAGACTTGCTGGATGGCTATACATCAAGCGCGCTAGGGCGTGACTATAAGATCCACCTTGATGGTTATAACTTGATGGATCACCTGAAGGATCCTCAAGGCGTGCCAAGCCCTCGCAGTGAGATTTTCTACTTTTCGGATGATGGCGATTTGACTGCGTTGCGCTATGAGCAATGGAAGTTGATCTTCATGGAGCAGAAGACTGAAGCTGGTTTCCGCGCATGGATGGAGCCATTCGTGCCACTACGCATTCCATTGATCCTAAATGTTCGTCGCGATCCTTATGAGCGTGCGCCTATTACATCAAACACCTACTACGATTGGTTGCTCGACCGAGCGTATCTCTTGGTGCCCGCTCAGACGTATGTCGGCGAGTTCTTACAGACTTTCAAGGAGTATCCACCACGCATGAAGGCGGCGACTTTCTCGCTCGATCAAGTGATGGAGCAGATGCTGAATGCGCCTGTCGGTAACTAG
- a CDS encoding cation:proton antiporter yields MAAHDMHLLLNLGFIVITAATFAFLGKLIRMPTIVGYILAGMVLGPGLHLVELDHSLELISELGIALLLFLVGLELSFEKVKDLGRVALILGGAQVLLTAIGGTLVAFCMGFSPMAAVFLGGTVTFSSTVVVIKLLDQKGAMSRLYARISVALFLAQDIVVIAALTILTGFGGSEPLAPLDLLINFGKAFGGMGLLLIISLIASRYLLPKPFAWAARSPETVFIWALCWCFLVVVLAHKFHLSVEIGAFLAGIAIAQLPIHEDLHRRLHPLMAFFIAVFLVTLGIKMELSSFGAIWPAALGLSAFVLLIKPIIVFSILARLRFSEYTAFQTAIATGQVSEFAFILLALGATTGLIGPDIVALGGLVGMITIALSSYLIIHSEALYRIIARTGILKRLGAKQEPDKETLRHRKDHVIVVGMNALGREIVKQLTLRSERVLAIDTDPKKLEGLGGADTLIGNVEYQSVVEEVGLREARLVVSALQIEDTNHLLAYRCRSAGVPSAIHAFDMSVVEDLLDLDTTYLMMPAADGIIQQRDLMEEEGVFHR; encoded by the coding sequence ATGGCCGCTCATGACATGCACTTACTCCTCAATCTGGGGTTCATTGTCATTACCGCCGCGACTTTTGCCTTTCTTGGTAAACTGATCCGTATGCCCACCATCGTGGGCTACATTCTCGCCGGCATGGTGCTCGGGCCGGGGCTGCATCTCGTCGAATTGGATCACTCGTTGGAGCTCATTTCCGAACTCGGCATTGCCCTGCTACTCTTTCTCGTTGGCCTAGAGCTTAGCTTTGAAAAGGTCAAAGACCTCGGCCGCGTTGCCCTGATCCTCGGAGGGGCGCAAGTGCTGCTCACCGCGATCGGCGGCACGCTTGTGGCATTTTGCATGGGCTTCAGCCCCATGGCAGCCGTGTTCCTCGGCGGCACGGTTACGTTTAGCAGCACCGTGGTGGTGATCAAGTTGCTCGACCAAAAGGGCGCCATGAGCCGACTCTACGCTCGCATCTCGGTGGCACTCTTTCTAGCGCAAGACATCGTGGTGATCGCGGCGCTGACGATCTTGACGGGCTTCGGCGGCTCCGAACCACTCGCGCCACTGGATCTGTTGATCAATTTTGGTAAAGCCTTCGGCGGCATGGGATTACTACTGATCATCTCGCTGATCGCATCGCGCTACCTACTGCCGAAGCCTTTTGCATGGGCCGCGCGCTCACCCGAAACCGTCTTCATCTGGGCGCTATGCTGGTGCTTCCTGGTCGTAGTGTTGGCGCATAAATTCCATTTATCAGTGGAGATCGGCGCCTTCCTCGCTGGGATTGCCATCGCCCAGTTGCCCATTCACGAAGACTTACACCGACGCCTGCACCCACTGATGGCGTTCTTCATCGCGGTCTTCCTCGTCACGCTGGGAATTAAGATGGAGCTGAGTAGCTTTGGTGCAATCTGGCCTGCGGCGCTGGGGCTCAGCGCGTTTGTCTTACTCATCAAGCCGATCATCGTCTTCAGTATCTTAGCCCGCCTACGGTTTAGCGAATATACCGCCTTTCAAACTGCCATTGCCACTGGGCAAGTGAGCGAGTTCGCCTTCATCCTCCTTGCTCTCGGCGCCACGACTGGGCTGATCGGCCCGGACATCGTCGCGCTCGGCGGCCTCGTTGGTATGATCACCATCGCGCTCTCCTCCTATCTCATCATCCATAGCGAAGCGCTCTACCGAATCATCGCCCGCACGGGTATCCTGAAACGACTGGGAGCCAAACAAGAGCCCGACAAAGAGACGCTTCGCCACCGCAAGGATCACGTGATCGTCGTCGGCATGAACGCCCTAGGCCGCGAGATCGTGAAACAACTCACACTCCGCAGTGAACGCGTTCTCGCGATCGATACCGACCCCAAGAAGCTTGAAGGCCTCGGTGGTGCTGACACCTTGATCGGCAATGTCGAATACCAATCCGTCGTCGAAGAAGTTGGCCTGCGCGAAGCACGGCTCGTCGTCTCCGCATTGCAAATTGAAGACACCAACCACCTGCTCGCCTACCGCTGCCGCTCCGCGGGGGTGCCTAGCGCGATCCACGCCTTCGACATGTCTGTGGTCGAAGACTTACTGGACCTCGATACGACGTATCTAATGATGCCTGCCGCCGACGGCATCATCCAGCAGCGCGACCTAATGGAAGAGGAAGGAGTGTTTCACCGATGA
- the carA gene encoding glutamine-hydrolyzing carbamoyl-phosphate synthase small subunit → MAKTTQTGIIAFEDGTIFRGRAFGAVATNVGEACFNTSMTGYQEILTDPSYFSQIVTMTAVQIGNYGICPDDVESDGPKVKGFIVREVSPVASNWRSNTSIQDYLAEAGIPGIEGVDTRAITKKLRVSGALKACISTEDITDEEAVQRAKDFGGLVGVDFVKEVTAKEAYEWDPERKQSTPFTVVGTQLLSDAAPTKRYKVAALDFGGKFSIYRKLQHHGFDVHVFPATATAEEIKAISPDGVFLSNGPGDPSAVDYAHATVKELIELYPTFGICLGHQIITHAIGAKTFKLKFGHRGGNQPVKNLETGKVSITAQNHGFASTREELEAAGAIVTEINLNDETVEGLRLKDKPVFSVQYHPEAAPGPNDADALFVDFYKLVAANAK, encoded by the coding sequence ATGGCTAAAACGACACAAACTGGAATCATCGCATTTGAAGACGGAACTATTTTCCGTGGCCGCGCCTTTGGTGCCGTAGCGACTAATGTAGGCGAAGCCTGCTTTAACACTAGTATGACGGGCTATCAGGAGATCCTGACCGACCCTTCTTATTTCTCTCAAATCGTCACAATGACTGCGGTGCAGATCGGCAACTATGGCATTTGCCCAGACGACGTTGAGTCCGATGGTCCGAAGGTCAAAGGCTTTATCGTTCGCGAAGTCAGCCCAGTTGCGAGTAACTGGCGCAGCAATACTTCAATCCAAGACTACTTGGCAGAAGCTGGTATTCCCGGCATCGAAGGTGTCGATACTCGTGCGATCACTAAGAAGCTCCGCGTGTCTGGTGCGCTCAAGGCCTGCATCAGCACTGAGGACATTACAGACGAAGAAGCGGTGCAACGTGCCAAGGACTTCGGCGGTCTCGTCGGTGTCGACTTCGTTAAGGAAGTGACTGCTAAGGAAGCCTATGAGTGGGATCCTGAGCGTAAGCAATCCACTCCGTTCACGGTTGTGGGCACTCAGTTGCTCAGTGATGCGGCTCCAACCAAGCGCTACAAAGTGGCTGCATTGGACTTTGGTGGTAAGTTCTCGATCTATCGTAAATTGCAGCACCACGGTTTTGATGTGCACGTCTTTCCTGCGACAGCGACTGCAGAAGAGATCAAAGCGATCAGCCCAGACGGCGTCTTCCTTTCAAATGGCCCTGGTGATCCAAGTGCAGTCGATTACGCGCACGCGACCGTGAAGGAGTTGATCGAGCTTTACCCAACATTCGGTATTTGCCTCGGCCACCAGATCATCACGCACGCGATCGGTGCAAAGACCTTTAAGCTGAAATTCGGCCACCGCGGTGGTAATCAGCCAGTCAAGAACCTCGAAACTGGCAAGGTGTCGATCACTGCGCAGAATCACGGTTTCGCCTCCACTCGCGAAGAGTTGGAAGCCGCAGGCGCGATTGTGACTGAAATCAACTTGAACGACGAAACCGTCGAAGGCCTACGCCTCAAGGACAAGCCCGTCTTCTCCGTGCAGTATCACCCCGAAGCCGCACCTGGCCCGAACGATGCCGATGCCCTGTTTGTAGATTTCTACAAGCTGGTTGCAGCGAACGCGAAGTAA
- a CDS encoding type II toxin-antitoxin system ParD family antitoxin gives MNVSLTPKLDQFVADQVKQGRYRSSSEVVREGLRLLEANEAKLQNLQQQVEEGRQSGYNNGKPAMQRLRETLKNKHGV, from the coding sequence ATGAATGTTTCACTCACCCCCAAGTTGGATCAATTCGTCGCCGACCAAGTCAAACAGGGGCGCTATCGCTCATCGAGCGAGGTCGTGCGCGAAGGCCTACGCCTTCTAGAAGCGAATGAGGCGAAACTACAAAACTTACAGCAACAAGTCGAAGAAGGCCGCCAGTCCGGATACAATAATGGCAAACCCGCCATGCAACGCCTCCGCGAAACACTGAAGAATAAGCACGGTGTCTGA